From the Parcubacteria group bacterium genome, the window ATGATCCCATTGCAAAAGGCAATGCAGGAGATGTTCCCGCGAGACTCATTTGATAAGCGGATTCCCGAGGCATATGCTCAGTTTCCATGGGAGTGGGATGCATTTTGTCTGGAATATCCGTGACGCGCTGTTTTTGTGAGATGTATTATACCGCCTATGGGAGAATTCCTGTAGGCGGTCTATTTTTTGAGTTATTATATAAATAATGGTACGATAGCTTTGATAAAAGATGTATCAAAAATATGTTAAAAATTGCGTGTAAAAATAATTTTGACAAAATAGTTGATGTGCCAGCGGATAAATTCGTCTTTCGTCCCAGTGCGTACGGTGTGATCGTTCAAGATGATCGTGTGCTTATGTTGCGCAATAGAAGTAATGGAAAATTGTGGTTTCCTGGTGGCGGTGTGGATATTGGTGAAAAGATCGATAATGGATTGTACAGAGAAATGCAAGATGAGACGGGGTTGCAGGTCGAGATCAATAATATGGTTCTTTTTAAAGAGAATTTTTTTACTATCAACCATTAGATGAGGCATATCATGCGTTCCTATTCTTTTTTGCATGTACTGTGACGGGTGGCACATTGCATCATGATGAGCTTGTAGATGATCGAGAGTCCACAAAACCTCGATGGATTGATCGCACAACGCTTAAAAAAGAGGATATAAGCGATTTACAAGATGATCTGTACCATCTCATTACTCATTTTGAGGAATATATTTTTTAAATAGTCCAGTCGTATTTTGTCAGATTGTTAGTTGATCTCACTAAAATCCTGCGTCTTGTCAGGTCGCAATTACTGAGAGAAGTTGTCTACAGGTCTACCTATCTAATTATCTAATAATCCAGTTATTTTTTTCTTTGAATATTATAAAAAAAGTGGTAGAATGGTGGGGTTAAATCCTTACTTTTTGATCCTATGAATTTCAGTGAATATCAAAGTGAATCACGCAAAACAGCGCTGTATCCTGATGTGGGGAAGAATTTCGTCTATCCGACGCTTGGGTTGGCGGGTGAGGCGGGGGAAGTGGCGGACAAGCTCAAAAAGACGATCCGTGATGATGGCGGTGTTTTGACAGCAGAAAAAAAACAGGAAGTAGGCAAGGAATTGGGCGATGTGCTTTGGTACGTGGCACAGGTTGCGTCGGAGCTTGGACTGTCGCTTGATGAAGTCGCACAGGCAAATTTGGAGAAATTATTTAGTCGTAAAGAGCGCGGGACATTGACCGGGAGCGGAGACAATCGATAGAAAGAAGAGGTATATGTCATTGGAAATAGGATAAGAAATACGATGTATGTCAGAAGATTATCACAAAAGCATTTATAGTTATACGGATTTGGATGTTTATAAGAGAGCATATAAATTGTCTATTATTGTATGTACAAAGTTGATCATCAAGTTGCCAAAAGAAGAGCAATTCGTTCTTGTGGATCAGTTGCGAAGATCGTTCAAAGCAATACCGCGTTTGATTGCAGAGGGATTTGGTAAAAAACATCAGAAAAAAGGTTTTCAAAAATATTTAGATGATGCAATTGCTGAAAATAATGAAACGATTGTGAGCCTTTCACATGTACGAGATATTTACCATAAGTGTGTAAATAAATCATCAATAGAAAAAATGATCAGTGAATATGAGATTGTGGGCAAACAACTGTTTAGATTAAAACAAAGTTGGAACAAATTTTCTCAATGAACCAAAAAACAAATATCCGATGACTATTCCTAATGCTAATAACTTAACCTTATAACTATGTCAAAAAAGTATAACGTGACAATCGGTATGGAGATCCATGTGGAGCTCAAGACAGAGTCAAAGATGTTTTCCGGTGCGCCAAATCATTTGGGTATGGAGAAGACGCCAAACATGTCGATCGATCCCGTGACGATGGCGCTGCCGGGCAGTTTGCCGGTGCCAAACAGGAAGGCGATCGAATTTGTCCAAAAAGCGGGACTCGCATTGGACTGTGAGATCGCGCGCAAAAGCAAATTTGATCGCAAAAATTATTTTTATCCCGATCTGCCAAAGGGGTATCAGATCTCGCAATACGATATGCCTCTGTGTGAGCATGGCAAGGTGATGATCGGCGATAAAGAGGTTGGCATTACGCGTATCCACATGGAAGAGGACACAGGGAAATCCACGCATCCGGCCGGTGCGTCATATTCCCTTGTGGATCTCAATCGTGCGGGTGTGCCTCTTATGGAACTCGTGACCGAGCCGGATATCACCAGCGGAGCGCAGGCGAGAATGTTTTGTCAGAAGTTACAGCAGATCTTTCGCTATATCGATATCGCCGATGCGGATATGGAAAAAGGACAGATGCGCTGTGAGGTGAACATTTCTCTTTATAAAGAAGGTGCCGATCGTCTTAGTGGACAGAAGGTGGAGGTAAAAAATCTCAGTTCATTTCGTGTTGTAGAAAGAGCGATCGATTATGAGATCGAACGGCAAGCCAAGGCGTTGGATGGTGGCGAAGTGATCGTGCAAGAGACGCGCGGATGGGATGATGCAAAAGGTAAGACTGTATCACAACGCAAAAAAGAAAATGCGCATGATTATCGCTATTTCCCGGAGCCGGATATTCCGCCGATGACATTTACCGACGAGTACGTGGAGCAATTGCGTCGTACTTTGCCGGAGTTGCCGCGACAAAAGGAAGAGCGTTTTATCAAAGAATACGGTCTGAGTGTGCAAAACTGCTCTGTAATCACGGCGGATATCGCGATGGCAAATTACTTTGAGCATGTTGTCAGTGAGATCATGGAAAAAAAGGCGTCCGGTGAAATGCGATCCGAACCCGAAAAGGCCATAAAACTTGCCGCAAACTATTTGGTCAGCGAAGTGCAAAAACATCTCGTCAAAGAAGGACAGAGCATTGATGATATAAAAATTTCCGCGGAGAATTTTGCCGAACTCATGGCAATCGTTGCAGATGGCACGATCAATTCGTCGGCGGCACAGATCGTTTTGGAAGAAATGTTTTATGGTAAGGACGATGACCCAAGTCATATTATCGAAGCAAAAAATCTCTCACAGGTGTCAGACACGGGTGCATTGGAACAGCATGTCGATGACGTTCTTGCGCAGAATGCACAGTCTGTGGAGGATTACAAAGCCGGCAAAGAAAATGCGATCAAGTACCTTATGGGACAAGTAATGAAAGTTTCCGGCGGAAAAGCCAATCCACAAATGGTGATGGAGATCTTGAAAGAAAAGTTGAAATAATCACTGTTGCGGTGTAATGCTCGTTGTCATTCCCGCGCAGCCTGCCTGCCGGTAGGCAGGGCGGGAATCCAGATTTGTCTATGAAAAACTATTTTGTTTATATATTGGCAAGCAAAAGAAATGGCACTCTTTATATTGGTATAACGAGCAATTTGCAAAGACGCATATATGAGCATAAAACAAAACAGATTAAAGGATTCACAGAAAGATATGGCGTAGATCATCTTGTATATTTTGAGCAGACGACGGATGTGTACAGTGCTCTAACAAGGGAAAAACAATTAAAAAAGTATAACAGACTATGGAAATTGCGATTGATTGAAGAACAGAATCCGCAGTGGCAGGATCTTTCAGAAGATTTGTAATATTCTAGATTCCCGCCTTCGCGGGAATGACAACATATAATAATCTTGAAAGAAAAGTTGAGATAATTATGTTGTGATATTGGGAATGGGCATTGTCATTCCTGTGCAACCTGCCTGCCGGTAGGCAGGGTAGGCAGGGCAGGAATCCAGATCTATTAGATCAACACATTGATGTGGAAGAAATAGTAGATCGTGCCAATCACTTCATGGATGAAAAATTGGGGCTCTTTGAAGTAGCGACCGTGATAGTAGTTTGCACGGTGGAGAGAAAAATCTGTAATGCCATGTTGTCTCGCAAGGACGGCGATGCGTCCGAGATGAAAGTCATTGGAAACAAAGACAAAACTTTTATTTTTGGGGAGATTTTTGATCGTGGCGTGCGTGTTGAGTCCGTTGTAATCCTCGATGATGTCTTCGGTGGCAACGTTGTTTTTTTGCGCCAAGTCTAGCATGACGTCTACTTCGTGTGCGCCATACGTACTGGGACCGCCGGAAAGAACAAGGCAGGACACAGTATTATTCTTATATAATCCAATGCCGGTCATTGTGCGGTCATAGAGTGCATGTGATGGGATGGCATCACGCCACACGGCAGCACCAAACACCACAGCGCAATCTTTTGGCTCTGTGGATGCATGGAAATAATTTGCAATTGTGTAAAATGCGCTTGCAAAGATGACTGTAAATATTATAGCAATCAGCGCAATGCAGATCTTGATGAATTTTTTCATGAGTTATGGTGTGTATAAAAATTTCTTTGCAAATGTATGTGCTTCTTTCTCTTTTGTAATACGCCTGATCGGTGCATTTTGTTTCTCCCAGCGGCGGATCCAGGTCTCTTGTCTTTTGGCATAGTGTTTGAGGTCGCGGATCGTATTGTCGCGCATGAGATCAAATGAGACTTGTCCTCGCACATAGCGTGTACACCACTTGTACTCCAGTCCAAAGCTTTCCAAACGTGACCAAGGCACATGAAGGGTATGATGTGCATGGATGATCTCGTCAAAAATGCCGGTATCAAACCATGTGTCCATGCGTTTTTCAATGCGCGCGTTTAGTATATCACGCGGATGCATGATTGCGAGGATGAGGTCGCTCTGCGGATCGATCGGTATGCGCTTTTCTTGCGGTACGCTTCCAAGTGCTGTGGCGATTTCGATCGCGCGGATGAGTCGGACAGGATTATTGGGATCGATCTTTTGCGCATAGATGGGATCCAGTGATCGCAGTGTGGCGAGTAATTGTGTGCATGTTGATTTTTGCAACGATGTGCGTAAAGGAGGATTTGGCAGTACGGAGGGGAATACCGCATTTTCAATGAGTGCTTGTGCCCAAAACAGTGTGCCACCGCAGATGATCGGCAATTTTTTCCTTTGCTGGATGTCTTTTTGAATGCGCATGGCTTTGCGAACAAATTTTCCTGCGTTGTATGGGGTGTTGGGATGGACAATATCGATCATGTGATGACGAATGCCATTGGAAAGATAGACGGATTTCTTGCAACCGGAAAAATCCGTATACAACGTAAGATGTCCGGGTTCTTTGCCGGTGCCAATTGTAAGGTTGCGGTGGATTTGGCGCGAGTCTGCACTGATGATCTCACCGGAAAATTGCTTCGCCAGAGCAATGGCGATAGCTGATTTGCCTGAGGCAGTCGGTCCGATGATGGTGATACGCTTCGGCATATGGTTTTTTGTGCATATGACAATTATTGTGATTGTAGTTTTGTGATGAAATCATCCACGCTGGTTGTTCCTTCGTCATCATTTTCTCGTGAACGGATGGATACGGTTTTATCAGCGACTTCTTTTTCGCCAACGACAAGGATATAAGGCACTTTCTCTTTTTGTGCAACGCGCACGCGTTTGCCGAGTGTTTCGGATTGGTCATACAGTTCTACGCGAAAATCGTCTTGCATCAATCGATCACACACCTCTTTGCCATAGTCATTGAATTTGTCCGATACGGGGATGACAACAATTTGTACAGGAGAGAGCCAGAGGGGAAATGCGCCGGCAAAGTGTTCGATGATCACCGAGAGAAAGCGTTCCAATGAACCGGCGATTGCGCGGTGGAGCATGACGGGGGTTTGTTTGGCGTTTGTTTCGTCGGTATATTCCAATCCAAATCGCTCCGGCATCACGAAGTCGAGTTGTGCTGTTGCCAATTGCCACTCGCGTCCGATCGCATCACGGAACATGAAGTCTAATTTCGGTCCGTAAAATGCGGCTTCACCTTCTACACGTTTGTAAGGGAGGTTTTCTTTTTTAGCGATGTCTTCCAATGTTTTCTCCGCTTTGTCCCATTTGGCGGGGTCGCCGAGATATTTTTCCGGTGTCTTGGGATTGCGCACGGAAACAGAAACCCAATAATCACCCTCATTGAACATGTTGAGC encodes:
- the miaA gene encoding tRNA (adenosine(37)-N6)-dimethylallyltransferase MiaA, whose translation is MPKRITIIGPTASGKSAIAIALAKQFSGEIISADSRQIHRNLTIGTGKEPGHLTLYTDFSGCKKSVYLSNGIRHHMIDIVHPNTPYNAGKFVRKAMRIQKDIQQRKKLPIICGGTLFWAQALIENAVFPSVLPNPPLRTSLQKSTCTQLLATLRSLDPIYAQKIDPNNPVRLIRAIEIATALGSVPQEKRIPIDPQSDLILAIMHPRDILNARIEKRMDTWFDTGIFDEIIHAHHTLHVPWSRLESFGLEYKWCTRYVRGQVSFDLMRDNTIRDLKHYAKRQETWIRRWEKQNAPIRRITKEKEAHTFAKKFLYTP
- a CDS encoding nucleoside triphosphate pyrophosphohydrolase family protein; translation: MNFSEYQSESRKTALYPDVGKNFVYPTLGLAGEAGEVADKLKKTIRDDGGVLTAEKKQEVGKELGDVLWYVAQVASELGLSLDEVAQANLEKLFSRKERGTLTGSGDNR
- a CDS encoding NUDIX domain-containing protein gives rise to the protein MLKIACKNNFDKIVDVPADKFVFRPSAYGVIVQDDRVLMLRNRSNGKLWFPGGGVDIGEKIDNGLYREMQDETGLQVEINNMVLFKENFFTINH
- the gatB gene encoding Asp-tRNA(Asn)/Glu-tRNA(Gln) amidotransferase subunit GatB, whose product is MSKKYNVTIGMEIHVELKTESKMFSGAPNHLGMEKTPNMSIDPVTMALPGSLPVPNRKAIEFVQKAGLALDCEIARKSKFDRKNYFYPDLPKGYQISQYDMPLCEHGKVMIGDKEVGITRIHMEEDTGKSTHPAGASYSLVDLNRAGVPLMELVTEPDITSGAQARMFCQKLQQIFRYIDIADADMEKGQMRCEVNISLYKEGADRLSGQKVEVKNLSSFRVVERAIDYEIERQAKALDGGEVIVQETRGWDDAKGKTVSQRKKENAHDYRYFPEPDIPPMTFTDEYVEQLRRTLPELPRQKEERFIKEYGLSVQNCSVITADIAMANYFEHVVSEIMEKKASGEMRSEPEKAIKLAANYLVSEVQKHLVKEGQSIDDIKISAENFAELMAIVADGTINSSAAQIVLEEMFYGKDDDPSHIIEAKNLSQVSDTGALEQHVDDVLAQNAQSVEDYKAGKENAIKYLMGQVMKVSGGKANPQMVMEILKEKLK
- a CDS encoding YdcF family protein → MKKFIKICIALIAIIFTVIFASAFYTIANYFHASTEPKDCAVVFGAAVWRDAIPSHALYDRTMTGIGLYKNNTVSCLVLSGGPSTYGAHEVDVMLDLAQKNNVATEDIIEDYNGLNTHATIKNLPKNKSFVFVSNDFHLGRIAVLARQHGITDFSLHRANYYHGRYFKEPQFFIHEVIGTIYYFFHINVLI
- a CDS encoding four helix bundle protein, with the protein product MSEDYHKSIYSYTDLDVYKRAYKLSIIVCTKLIIKLPKEEQFVLVDQLRRSFKAIPRLIAEGFGKKHQKKGFQKYLDDAIAENNETIVSLSHVRDIYHKCVNKSSIEKMISEYEIVGKQLFRLKQSWNKFSQ
- a CDS encoding GIY-YIG nuclease family protein; the protein is MKNYFVYILASKRNGTLYIGITSNLQRRIYEHKTKQIKGFTERYGVDHLVYFEQTTDVYSALTREKQLKKYNRLWKLRLIEEQNPQWQDLSEDL